The Streptococcus mitis genome has a segment encoding these proteins:
- a CDS encoding DUF975 family protein encodes MKYPKIDLKTVRVQARQFQAENPRLFLVYLLPSMLVILSGFLNPLERINEAILEQPFLSVFGHVFQAYLFPLLVSFIGTILLTSSVYTTLKLIKNPDTELSVKNSLTLFNEEHFSQTFLTLLLKRFYLFLWSIPSLLGIYFLFYSSFLAKKFVALHPEFPNLDFTSIETERFLMTFGLYFLASILLMIIGNSLYIPQYYAYSQVEFLLCDTLDLGQAKPGQILKTSHFLMKGYKFQRFVLDLQLLPWYFLNWITFGIASFSLLPYIQINKIIFYRAVLARKRPKV; translated from the coding sequence ATGAAATACCCAAAAATTGATTTAAAAACCGTTCGTGTGCAAGCCAGACAATTTCAGGCTGAAAATCCCCGCCTCTTTCTCGTCTATCTCTTACCTAGCATGCTGGTTATCTTGTCTGGCTTCCTCAATCCCTTAGAGCGTATCAACGAAGCAATTTTAGAACAACCCTTTTTAAGCGTGTTTGGCCATGTATTCCAAGCCTACCTTTTTCCTCTATTAGTCTCCTTTATCGGAACTATTCTTCTAACCAGTTCAGTTTATACAACGCTGAAACTCATTAAGAATCCAGATACAGAACTATCCGTCAAAAATAGTCTCACTCTCTTTAACGAAGAGCACTTTTCACAAACCTTTTTGACTCTCCTTCTCAAACGCTTCTATCTCTTCTTATGGAGTATTCCTAGTTTACTCGGAATTTACTTTCTCTTTTACAGTAGCTTTTTAGCCAAGAAATTCGTTGCCCTCCATCCTGAGTTTCCTAATCTGGATTTCACGTCAATTGAAACCGAGCGTTTCCTCATGACCTTTGGTCTTTATTTTCTAGCAAGTATCCTCTTAATGATTATCGGAAATAGTCTCTATATTCCACAATACTATGCCTATTCTCAGGTAGAATTTCTCCTCTGTGACACCCTAGACTTAGGACAGGCCAAACCAGGACAAATCCTTAAAACCAGCCATTTCCTGATGAAAGGCTACAAATTTCAACGCTTTGTCCTAGACTTACAACTCCTTCCTTGGTACTTCCTCAATTGGATTACCTTTGGAATTGCTAGTTTCTCACTCCTACCCTACATTCAAATCAATAAAATAATTTTTTACCGAGCAGTACTGGCTCGAAAACGTCCAAAAGTTTGA
- the gltX gene encoding glutamate--tRNA ligase, producing MSKDIRVRYAPSPTGLLHIGNARTALFNYLYARHHGGTFIIRIEDTDRKRHVEDGERSQLENLRWLGMDWDESPETHENYRQSERLELYQKYIDQLLAEGKAYKSYVTEEELAAERERQEAAGETPRYINEYLGMSEEEKAAYIAEREAAGIIPTVRLAVNESGIYKWHDMVKGDIEFEGGNIGGDWVIQKKDGYPTYNFAVVIDDHDMQISHVIRGDDHIANTPKQLMVYEALGWEAPEFGHMTLIINSETGKKLSKRDTNTLQFIEDYRKKGYLPEAVFNFIALLGWNPGGEDEIFSREELIKLFDENRLSKSPAAFDQKKLDWMSNDYIKNADLETIFEMAKPFLEEAGRLTNKAEKLVELYKPQMKSVDEIIPLTDLFFSDFPELTEAEHEVMAGETVPTVLEAFKAKLEAMTDDEFVTENIFPQIKAVQKETGIKGKNLFMPIRIAVSGEMHGPELPDTIFLLGREKSIQHIENMLKEISK from the coding sequence ATGTCAAAAGATATCCGCGTACGTTACGCACCAAGTCCAACAGGACTACTACACATCGGGAATGCTCGTACAGCATTGTTCAACTACTTGTATGCACGTCATCATGGTGGAACTTTTATCATTCGTATCGAAGATACTGACCGTAAACGTCATGTCGAGGATGGTGAACGTTCACAGCTTGAAAATCTTCGTTGGTTGGGCATGGACTGGGATGAAAGTCCAGAAACTCATGAAAACTATCGCCAATCAGAGCGTTTGGAACTCTATCAAAAATACATCGACCAGCTGTTAGCTGAAGGAAAAGCCTACAAATCTTACGTTACAGAAGAAGAGTTGGCAGCTGAACGCGAACGCCAAGAAGCTGCTGGTGAAACACCTCGATATATCAACGAATACCTTGGTATGAGTGAAGAAGAAAAAGCAGCTTACATCGCAGAACGTGAAGCAGCAGGGATCATTCCAACTGTTCGTTTGGCTGTCAATGAGTCAGGTATCTACAAGTGGCATGATATGGTCAAAGGAGATATCGAATTTGAAGGTGGCAATATCGGCGGTGACTGGGTTATCCAAAAGAAAGACGGTTACCCAACTTACAACTTTGCCGTTGTTATCGATGACCACGATATGCAAATTTCTCACGTAATCCGTGGAGATGACCATATTGCTAATACACCAAAACAGCTTATGGTCTATGAAGCCCTTGGTTGGGAAGCCCCAGAGTTTGGTCACATGACCTTGATTATCAACTCTGAGACTGGTAAGAAACTGTCAAAGCGTGATACTAACACCCTCCAGTTTATTGAAGACTACCGTAAAAAAGGTTATTTACCAGAAGCAGTCTTTAACTTTATTGCTCTTCTTGGTTGGAACCCAGGTGGCGAAGATGAAATCTTCTCTCGTGAAGAACTCATTAAACTTTTCGATGAAAACCGCCTGAGCAAGTCTCCAGCAGCCTTTGACCAGAAAAAACTCGACTGGATGAGCAATGATTATATCAAGAATGCAGACCTAGAAACTATCTTTGAAATGGCAAAACCATTCTTAGAGGAAGCAGGCCGTTTAACTAACAAGGCTGAAAAATTGGTGGAACTCTATAAACCTCAAATGAAATCAGTAGATGAAATTATTCCATTGACAGATCTTTTCTTCTCAGATTTCCCAGAATTGACAGAAGCAGAGCACGAAGTCATGGCGGGCGAAACAGTTCCAACAGTTCTTGAAGCCTTCAAAGCAAAACTTGAAGCGATGACAGATGATGAATTTGTAACAGAAAATATCTTCCCACAAATTAAAGCAGTCCAAAAAGAAACAGGTATCAAAGGGAAAAATCTCTTCATGCCAATTCGCATCGCAGTTTCAGGTGAAATGCATGGACCAGAATTGCCAGATACTATCTTCTTGTTAGGCCGTGAAAAATCAATCCAGCATATCGAAAACATGCTAAAAGAAATCTCTAAATAA
- a CDS encoding HAD family hydrolase yields the protein MQKTAFIWDLDGTLLDSYEAILSGIEETFGQFAIPYDKEKVREFILKYSVQDLLVQVAEERKLDAEVLNQVRAQSLAEKNAQVVLMPGAREVLAWAEESGIQQFVYTHKGDNALTILRDLGLESYFTEILTSQSGFARKPSSEAATYLLDKYQLDSEKTYYIGDRTLDVEFAQNSGIQSLNFLESTYEGNHRIQALADISRFFKAER from the coding sequence ATGCAAAAAACAGCTTTTATTTGGGATTTAGATGGGACTTTATTGGACTCTTATGAAGCGATTTTATCAGGGATTGAGGAGACTTTTGGTCAGTTTGCTATTCCTTATGATAAAGAGAAGGTGAGAGAGTTTATCCTAAAGTATTCTGTGCAGGATTTGCTTGTGCAGGTGGCGGAAGAGAGAAAACTGGATGCGGAAGTGCTAAATCAGGTGCGTGCCCAGAGTTTGGCTGAGAAGAATGCTCAGGTAGTTTTGATGCCAGGTGCGCGTGAGGTGCTAGCTTGGGCAGAGGAATCAGGAATTCAGCAGTTTGTTTACACTCATAAGGGAGACAATGCTCTTACCATTCTCAGAGATTTGGGTTTGGAGTCCTATTTTACGGAGATTTTAACCAGTCAGAGTGGCTTTGCGCGTAAACCTAGTTCAGAAGCGGCTACCTATCTGTTAGACAAGTATCAGTTGGATTCTGAGAAGACCTATTATATAGGGGATCGGACTCTGGATGTGGAATTTGCCCAGAATAGTGGTATTCAAAGCCTCAACTTTTTAGAGTCGACTTATGAAGGAAATCACAGGATTCAAGCGTTAGCAGATATTTCCCGTTTTTTTAAGGCTGAGCGATAA
- a CDS encoding MarR family winged helix-turn-helix transcriptional regulator yields the protein MIEIQDLLYQLRLSEQASTQLFEKRLGISLTRYQILLFLLKHSPCNQIAVQERLKIDQAALTRHFKILEKEGLVERHRNPENQREVLVETTKYAKEQLVMNPPLQHIKVKEAMESILTESERTELRRLLNKLVLGIENIEI from the coding sequence ATGATAGAGATTCAAGATTTGCTTTATCAACTCCGCTTGTCTGAGCAAGCGAGTACGCAATTGTTTGAAAAAAGGCTTGGGATTAGTTTGACACGGTATCAGATTTTATTATTTTTGCTGAAGCATTCCCCTTGTAATCAAATAGCGGTTCAGGAGCGTTTGAAGATTGATCAGGCCGCCTTGACACGACATTTCAAGATTTTAGAAAAGGAAGGTTTGGTGGAGCGTCATCGTAATCCTGAAAATCAGCGAGAAGTGTTGGTAGAGACTACGAAGTATGCGAAGGAGCAGTTAGTGATGAATCCACCTCTACAGCATATCAAGGTTAAAGAAGCGATGGAAAGTATCTTAACAGAGTCTGAAAGAACAGAACTCAGACGTTTATTAAATAAATTGGTTTTGGGTATTGAGAATATAGAGATTTAA
- a CDS encoding LysM peptidoglycan-binding domain-containing protein, with amino-acid sequence MKKRILLASTVALSFAPVLTTQAEEVLWTARSVEQIQNDLTKTDNKTSYTVQYGDTLSTIAEALGVDVTVLANLNKITNMDLIFPETVLTTTVNEAEEVTEVEIQTPQADSSEEVTTATADLTTNQVTVDDQTVQVADLSQPIAEAPKAVETTSTKEVASSSEVAETVATAEEVAPSTNTSTSEEQTVETSSAVAEAVFQATIPAEKEETQASPQPEATVEETTTPVEEKAPETTATSSEEAKEASSKEATTVVSTYQPEEKKTVSTTYAAPAAPDYAGLALAKSENAGLQPQTAAFKEEIANLFGITSFSGYRPGDSGDHGKGLAIDFMVPESSELGDKVAEYAVQNMASRGISYIIWKQRFYAPFDSKYGPANTWNPMPDRGSVTENHYDHVHVSMNG; translated from the coding sequence ATGAAGAAAAGAATATTATTAGCCTCAACAGTAGCCTTGTCATTTGCCCCAGTATTGACAACTCAAGCAGAAGAAGTTCTTTGGACTGCACGTAGTGTTGAGCAAATCCAAAATGATTTGACTAAAACGGATAACAAAACAAGTTATACCGTTCAGTATGGTGATACCTTGAGCACCATTGCAGAAGCCTTGGGTGTAGATGTCACAGTTCTTGCGAATTTGAATAAAATCACGAATATGGACTTGATTTTCCCAGAAACTGTTTTGACAACGACTGTCAATGAAGCAGAAGAAGTAACAGAAGTTGAAATCCAAACTCCTCAAGCAGACTCTAGTGAAGAAGTGACAACTGCGACAGCAGATTTGACAACCAATCAAGTGACGGTTGATGATCAAACTGTTCAAGTTGCAGATCTTTCTCAACCAATTGCAGAAGCGCCAAAAGCAGTAGAAACTACAAGTACAAAAGAAGTAGCATCAAGTTCAGAAGTTGCAGAGACAGTTGCTACCGCAGAAGAAGTGGCACCATCTACAAACACCTCAACGTCAGAGGAGCAAACAGTCGAAACAAGCAGTGCAGTTGCAGAAGCAGTTTTTCAGGCAACGATTCCAGCTGAGAAAGAGGAAACACAAGCCAGCCCTCAACCTGAGGCAACAGTGGAAGAAACTACAACACCAGTAGAAGAAAAAGCGCCTGAAACAACTGCAACAAGTTCAGAAGAAGCAAAAGAAGCCTCATCAAAAGAAGCTACAACAGTAGTTTCTACTTATCAACCAGAAGAGAAGAAAACAGTTTCAACAACTTACGCAGCTCCAGCAGCGCCCGATTATGCTGGACTTGCGTTAGCGAAATCTGAAAATGCAGGCCTTCAACCACAAACAGCTGCCTTTAAAGAAGAAATTGCTAACTTGTTTGGCATTACATCCTTTAGTGGTTACCGTCCAGGGGACAGTGGAGATCACGGAAAAGGTTTGGCTATCGACTTTATGGTACCAGAAAGCTCAGAACTAGGGGATAAGGTTGCGGAATACGCTGTTCAAAATATGGCCAGCCGAGGAATTAGTTACATCATCTGGAAACAACGTTTCTATGCTCCATTCGATAGCAAATATGGGCCAGCTAATACTTGGAACCCAATGCCAGACCGTGGTAGCGTGACAGAAAATCACTATGATCACGTTCACGTTTCAATGAATGGATAA
- the thrC gene encoding threonine synthase: protein MTLVYQSTRDANNTVTASQAILQGLATDGGLFTPLTYPKVDLDFDKLKDASYQEVAKLVLSAFLDDFTAEELDYCINNAYDSKFDTPAIAPLVKLDGQYNLELFHGSTIAFKDMALSILPYFMTTAAKKHGLENKIVILTATSGDTGKAAMAGFADVPGTEIIVFYPKDGVSKVQELQMTTQTGDNTHVIAIDGNFDDAQTNVKHMFNDVVLRERLAANKLQFSSANSMNIGRLVPQIVYYVYAYAQLVKTGEIVAGEQINFTVPTGNFGNILAAFYAKQIGLPVGKLICASNDNNVLTDFFKTRVYDKKREFKVTTSPSMDILVSSNLERLIFHLLGNDAVKTAELMNALNKQGQYELTDFDAEILDLFAAEYATEEETAAEIKRVYESDSYIEDPHTAVASAVYKKYQAATGDVTKTVIASTASPYKFPVVAVEAVTGKSGLGDFEALAQLHDISGVAVPPAVDGLETAPVRHKTTVAAADMRAAVEAYLGL, encoded by the coding sequence ATGACATTAGTTTATCAATCAACGCGTGATGCCAACAATACAGTAACTGCTAGTCAAGCTATTTTGCAAGGTTTGGCGACGGACGGTGGTTTGTTTACACCGCTTACTTATCCAAAGGTAGATTTGGACTTTGACAAATTGAAAGATGCTTCTTATCAGGAAGTTGCTAAGTTAGTTTTGTCGGCATTTTTAGATGACTTTACAGCTGAGGAGTTGGACTACTGTATCAACAATGCCTACGATAGCAAATTTGATACTCCTGCTATCGCGCCATTAGTGAAATTAGACGGACAATATAACTTGGAACTTTTCCATGGTTCAACAATTGCCTTTAAGGATATGGCCTTGTCTATTTTGCCATACTTTATGACAACAGCTGCTAAGAAACATGGTTTGGAGAACAAGATTGTCATCTTGACAGCGACATCTGGTGACACGGGGAAAGCTGCTATGGCAGGATTTGCGGATGTACCTGGTACTGAGATTATCGTCTTTTATCCAAAGGATGGTGTCAGCAAGGTACAAGAGTTGCAAATGACCACTCAGACTGGCGACAATACTCATGTTATCGCTATTGATGGTAACTTTGACGATGCGCAAACAAATGTGAAGCACATGTTTAACGACGTAGTTCTTCGTGAAAGATTAGCGGCTAACAAGTTGCAATTTTCATCTGCAAACTCTATGAATATTGGTCGTTTGGTGCCACAGATTGTTTATTATGTTTATGCCTATGCTCAGTTAGTTAAGACTGGTGAGATTGTGGCTGGTGAACAGATCAACTTTACCGTACCAACAGGAAACTTTGGAAATATCTTGGCTGCTTTTTATGCCAAACAAATCGGCTTACCAGTTGGTAAATTGATCTGTGCTTCAAATGATAACAATGTTTTGACAGACTTCTTCAAGACACGTGTTTACGATAAGAAACGTGAGTTTAAAGTGACTACTAGTCCATCTATGGATATTTTGGTATCTTCAAACTTGGAGCGTTTGATTTTCCATCTTTTAGGTAATGATGCGGTTAAAACAGCTGAACTCATGAATGCCTTGAACAAGCAAGGACAATATGAGTTGACAGACTTTGATGCAGAGATTTTGGACCTCTTTGCAGCTGAATATGCGACTGAGGAAGAAACAGCGGCAGAAATCAAGCGTGTTTATGAGTCAGATTCCTATATCGAGGATCCACATACGGCGGTTGCCTCGGCAGTTTATAAGAAATACCAAGCGGCTACTGGCGATGTGACTAAGACAGTGATTGCTTCAACAGCGAGTCCATACAAGTTCCCAGTGGTTGCAGTAGAAGCTGTAACTGGAAAATCAGGGCTTGGCGACTTTGAAGCTTTGGCTCAATTACATGATATTTCAGGAGTGGCAGTGCCGCCAGCAGTTGACGGGCTTGAAACAGCTCCTGTTCGTCATAAGACAACTGTGGCGGCTGCTGACATGCGAGCAGCGGTTGAGGCTTATCTAGGACTTTAA
- a CDS encoding gamma-glutamylcysteine synthetase, which produces MSRSIDLLKHRYLKNIKENPGLFVGIELEYPVVNLEGDATDVEVIKHLFRYLVYALDFTVEKVDDFGTPIQLVDPLSQDAILFEVSYTTIEFAFGKTETIQEVENRFNNYMVVIQKKLAESNHAIVGCGIHPNWDKNENCPVVYPRYQMLMDYLNLSRNVTKSDLHHFPEYGAFICGSQVQLDVSKSKYLRVINAFTQIEAAKAYLFANSEFSGEDWDTRIARDIFWEESMHGIYPENVGVNARLFKDEDDFFDYLDHSAIFTAERDEQTYYFYPIQASEYLTTPEIQAYALNGDEIIIYPQEKDFETHRSYQYQDLTTRGTVEFRSVCTQPLDRTFASAAFHLGLLVNLDKLEAYLETVPFFKEFGRDYKFLRRQFSKKNLIAEEKTAIIEFSKDLLLLAEEGLEMRNKQEMTYLQALKEELGL; this is translated from the coding sequence ATGTCTCGTTCTATCGATTTATTAAAACATCGGTATTTGAAAAATATTAAAGAAAATCCTGGATTGTTTGTCGGGATTGAGCTGGAATATCCTGTTGTAAACTTGGAAGGGGATGCTACAGATGTTGAAGTTATCAAACACTTATTCCGATATTTAGTTTATGCTTTGGACTTTACTGTCGAAAAGGTTGATGATTTTGGGACTCCTATTCAGTTAGTGGACCCATTAAGTCAGGATGCTATTTTATTTGAAGTTTCCTATACTACGATTGAGTTTGCATTTGGTAAGACAGAAACGATTCAAGAGGTCGAAAATCGTTTTAACAATTATATGGTAGTAATCCAGAAAAAGTTAGCTGAATCAAATCATGCTATTGTTGGCTGTGGTATTCATCCCAACTGGGATAAAAATGAGAATTGTCCAGTGGTTTACCCACGCTATCAGATGTTGATGGACTATTTGAATTTGAGTAGAAATGTGACTAAATCAGACTTACATCATTTCCCTGAATATGGTGCTTTTATCTGTGGGAGTCAGGTACAGTTGGATGTTTCAAAGTCTAAATACTTACGGGTGATTAATGCTTTTACCCAAATTGAAGCTGCTAAGGCTTATTTATTTGCTAATTCTGAGTTTTCAGGTGAGGATTGGGATACGAGAATTGCAAGGGATATTTTCTGGGAAGAATCGATGCATGGTATCTATCCAGAAAACGTCGGGGTCAATGCTAGACTCTTTAAAGATGAGGATGATTTTTTTGATTATCTAGATCATTCTGCAATTTTTACTGCGGAACGTGATGAACAAACCTATTATTTTTATCCGATTCAGGCAAGCGAGTACCTGACAACACCTGAAATCCAAGCATATGCACTTAATGGGGATGAGATTATTATTTATCCTCAAGAGAAGGATTTTGAAACACATCGTAGTTATCAGTACCAAGACTTAACGACTCGTGGAACAGTTGAGTTTCGTAGTGTGTGTACTCAACCTCTAGATAGAACCTTCGCTTCAGCAGCTTTTCACTTAGGATTGTTGGTTAATTTAGATAAGTTAGAAGCTTACTTAGAAACAGTACCTTTCTTTAAAGAATTTGGTCGTGATTACAAGTTTTTAAGACGGCAATTTTCTAAAAAAAATCTTATAGCTGAGGAAAAAACTGCGATTATTGAATTTTCCAAAGACTTACTCCTTCTAGCTGAGGAAGGACTGGAGATGAGAAATAAGCAAGAAATGACCTACTTACAGGCTTTGAAAGAAGAATTGGGCCTATAA
- the pcp gene encoding pyroglutamyl-peptidase I, which produces MKVLVTGFEPFGGEMVNPALEAIKGLPAEIHGAEVRWLEVPTVFHKSAQVLEEEMSCYRPDFVLCIGQAGGRSSLTPERVAINQDDARIPDNEGNQPIDLPIRPDGAPAYFSSLPIKAMVQAIKKEGLPASVSNTAGTFVCNHLMYQVLYLVEKKFPHVKAGFMHIPYMMEQVVNRPTTPAMSLVDIMRGIEAAIGAIIEHGDQDLKLVGGETH; this is translated from the coding sequence ATGAAAGTATTAGTGACAGGTTTTGAGCCCTTTGGAGGGGAAATGGTCAATCCAGCTTTGGAGGCCATTAAAGGTTTACCAGCTGAAATCCATGGTGCTGAGGTTCGTTGGCTAGAAGTGCCAACAGTCTTTCACAAATCGGCCCAAGTATTGGAAGAAGAGATGAGTTGTTATCGACCTGACTTTGTCCTTTGTATTGGCCAAGCTGGTGGAAGATCTAGCTTGACACCTGAACGAGTGGCCATTAATCAAGACGATGCACGCATCCCGGATAACGAAGGTAATCAACCGATTGACCTTCCCATTCGCCCAGACGGTGCTCCGGCCTACTTTAGTAGTCTGCCGATTAAAGCGATGGTTCAAGCTATAAAAAAAGAGGGATTGCCGGCCTCTGTTTCCAATACTGCAGGGACTTTTGTCTGCAATCATTTGATGTATCAAGTCCTCTATTTGGTAGAAAAGAAATTTCCACATGTTAAGGCAGGTTTTATGCATATTCCTTATATGATGGAACAGGTGGTGAATCGACCGACCACTCCAGCTATGAGTTTAGTGGACATTATGCGAGGGATAGAAGCGGCAATCGGGGCCATTATCGAACATGGAGATCAGGATCTTAAGTTGGTAGGTGGAGAAACTCATTGA
- a CDS encoding DUF1304 domain-containing protein: protein MSIMTIILATIVALEHFYIFYLESIATQSDATSRDFNMEKEELARPSVSSLFKNQGIYNALLGVFLLYGIYFSQNLEIVTIFVLFVIGAAAYGSLTADKKIILKQGGPAILALISIFLFK, encoded by the coding sequence ATGTCAATTATGACAATCATTCTAGCAACGATCGTTGCTTTGGAGCATTTTTACATTTTTTATTTGGAAAGTATTGCAACGCAATCAGATGCAACCAGTCGAGACTTTAACATGGAAAAGGAAGAACTAGCTCGTCCGTCTGTAAGTTCACTGTTTAAAAATCAAGGGATTTATAACGCTCTGCTAGGAGTCTTTCTCCTGTATGGAATTTATTTCTCACAGAATTTAGAAATTGTGACTATTTTTGTTTTATTTGTGATTGGGGCTGCGGCTTATGGCTCTCTGACAGCAGATAAGAAAATTATTTTGAAGCAAGGTGGACCAGCTATTTTGGCCTTGATTAGTATTTTTCTCTTTAAATAA
- a CDS encoding MATE family efflux transporter: MFKKNKDILNIALPAMGENFLQMLMGMVDSYLVAHLGLIAISGVSVAGNIITIYQAIFIALGAAISSVISKSLGQKDQSMLAYHVTEAFKITLLLSFLLGALSIFAGQEMIGLLGTERAVVESGGLYLSLVGGSIVLLGLMTSLGALIRATHNPRLPLYVSLLSNALNILFSSLAIFVLDMGIAGVAWGTILSRLVGLVILWSQLKLPFEKPTFGLDKELLTLALPAAGERLMMRAGDVVIIVLVVSFGTEAVAGNAVGEVLTQFNYMPAFGVATATVMLVARAVGEDNWKRVASLSKQTFWLSLFLMLPLTFSIYALGIPLTHLYTTDSLAVEASVLVTLFSLLGTPMTIGTVIYTAVWQGLGNARLPFYATSIGMWCIRIGTGYLMGIVLGWGLPGIWAGTLLDNGFRWLFLRYRYQRYVSLKG, encoded by the coding sequence TTGTTTAAGAAAAATAAAGACATTCTTAATATTGCCTTACCAGCTATGGGCGAAAACTTTTTGCAGATGCTCATGGGGATGGTGGATAGTTACTTGGTAGCCCACTTGGGCTTGATAGCTATTTCGGGTGTATCAGTAGCTGGCAATATTATCACGATTTACCAGGCGATTTTCATCGCTCTGGGGGCTGCTATTTCCAGTGTTATTTCAAAAAGTTTGGGGCAGAAGGATCAATCTATGCTAGCCTATCATGTGACTGAGGCGTTTAAGATTACCTTACTATTAAGTTTCCTTTTAGGAGCTTTGTCCATCTTCGCTGGGCAAGAGATGATAGGACTATTGGGAACGGAGAGGGCTGTAGTTGAGAGTGGAGGACTGTATCTATCTTTGGTAGGCGGATCGATTGTTCTTTTGGGCTTGATGACCAGTCTGGGTGCCTTGATTCGTGCAACGCATAATCCACGTCTGCCTCTCTATGTTAGTCTCTTGTCAAATGCTTTGAATATTCTCTTTTCCAGTCTAGCTATTTTTGTTCTTGATATGGGGATAGCTGGTGTTGCTTGGGGAACTATTCTGTCTCGCTTGGTAGGTCTTGTGATTTTATGGTCGCAATTAAAGTTGCCTTTTGAGAAACCGACTTTTGGTTTAGATAAGGAACTATTGACCTTAGCTTTGCCAGCAGCTGGAGAGCGGCTTATGATGCGTGCTGGAGATGTCGTTATCATTGTCTTGGTTGTGTCTTTCGGGACAGAGGCAGTGGCTGGAAATGCAGTCGGAGAAGTCTTGACCCAGTTTAACTATATGCCTGCCTTTGGCGTAGCTACGGCAACGGTCATGCTGGTGGCTCGAGCAGTTGGGGAGGATAATTGGAAAAGAGTCGCTAGTTTGAGTAAGCAAACCTTTTGGCTTTCTCTGTTCCTCATGTTACCCTTGACCTTCAGTATCTATGCTTTGGGTATACCACTAACTCATCTCTATACGACTGATTCTCTAGCGGTGGAGGCTAGTGTACTAGTGACACTTTTTTCACTACTTGGTACTCCTATGACGATAGGAACAGTCATCTATACAGCAGTCTGGCAGGGTTTGGGCAATGCTCGGCTTCCCTTTTATGCGACAAGTATAGGAATGTGGTGTATCCGCATTGGAACAGGGTATCTGATGGGGATTGTGCTTGGTTGGGGCTTGCCCGGTATTTGGGCCGGAACCCTTTTGGATAATGGTTTTCGTTGGTTATTTCTACGCTATCGTTACCAGCGCTATGTGAGCTTGAAAGGATAG
- a CDS encoding cytidine deaminase family protein: MDIWEKMYEEAQKLYNPHEVSDFVYANHVVAAVEAEDGQIFTGFCMEGTCGVFHLCAERAALFNMYQFSRQTKVKKVLAFRDKPPYGGSSGMPCGACREFLLELNAENKDAEFMMDYDTRKTVKVAELIPYWWGEERASKFNNQ, translated from the coding sequence ATGGATATCTGGGAAAAGATGTACGAAGAAGCACAGAAATTGTATAATCCACATGAAGTATCTGATTTTGTTTATGCGAATCATGTCGTTGCCGCAGTAGAAGCAGAAGATGGGCAAATATTTACAGGATTCTGTATGGAGGGAACCTGTGGTGTTTTCCATCTCTGCGCAGAACGGGCGGCACTCTTCAATATGTACCAATTCTCGAGACAAACTAAAGTTAAAAAAGTCTTAGCTTTTCGAGACAAACCACCTTATGGTGGAAGTTCGGGTATGCCTTGTGGCGCTTGCAGAGAGTTCCTCTTAGAGTTGAACGCTGAAAATAAAGATGCAGAATTCATGATGGATTACGATACAAGAAAGACGGTGAAAGTCGCAGAACTAATCCCATATTGGTGGGGAGAAGAACGTGCTTCTAAGTTTAACAATCAATAG